TCGCGAAGTTACGGTGCACTGCACAGATGGCGATGGCTTGTCGGAACGGAGACAGGTGCCGCTGGTGAGCTTGGCAACGTTCATTCTGAACAGCGTGCAAGCGCCTCGGGCAAATCGGTCGGCTACCAGGGTACAGCGGATTGACTGGAGTAACTCGAATGTATAGCGCGATTGGCTCACGTCACGAACGAAACTGCGTTGCTGTGTGCAACCCGTCCGGCTATGGCCAAAGCACTTCAGGCCTGCTGCAGGATTCTCGCGTGGCGTACTTCTTTGATCCAGAGTCCGTGCGCAAGAGCCTGACTCAAGTTGGCGTCTGTCTCGTGAATGGAGTTCTCGATCAGCATCGCATCAACGAGCTGAGAAGCGCTTTTCCCAGCGACGCCCATGGAGTGCGTAATCTGCTCGATCGCCGAATCATTCGAGAGCTTGCTTGTTCAGAGTCGGTAAGGGAACTGGCAGAGGCCGTGCTTGGCGAGCACTGCTTTGCAGTACGCGGAATCTTTTTCGATAAGCCCTCCGAAGCCAACTGGAAAGTGCCCTTCCACCAGGACGTCACGATCGAAGTTCAGTCCCGGAGAGAAGCATCTGGCTTTGAAAATTGGACGATGAAGGAAGGCGTGCAACACGTTCAGCCTCCAACTGAGATCCTGCAGCGCATGGTTTCCGTCTGGCTACACCTCGATGACTCGCGCAGCGACAACGGCCCTCTGCGTATCTTTCGTGGCAGCCATAAGAACGGTCGCTTGAGTGACGGGCAGATCGAAAAAATCGTGCGAGCGGAAACTCCGATCGAGTGTCGAGTTCCAGTTGGGGGGGCGCTGATGATGATGTCTTTAGTTGTACACGGCTCATCGTCAGCGCTTAATCCATCGCACCGCCGAGTCATTCATATTGACTACGCGGCGGAAGATTTACCGCACGGTCTTGAA
This genomic window from Terriglobales bacterium contains:
- a CDS encoding phytanoyl-CoA dioxygenase family protein, coding for MYSAIGSRHERNCVAVCNPSGYGQSTSGLLQDSRVAYFFDPESVRKSLTQVGVCLVNGVLDQHRINELRSAFPSDAHGVRNLLDRRIIRELACSESVRELAEAVLGEHCFAVRGIFFDKPSEANWKVPFHQDVTIEVQSRREASGFENWTMKEGVQHVQPPTEILQRMVSVWLHLDDSRSDNGPLRIFRGSHKNGRLSDGQIEKIVRAETPIECRVPVGGALMMMSLVVHGSSSALNPSHRRVIHIDYAAEDLPHGLEWHQRVYPA